In one window of Chryseobacterium phocaeense DNA:
- the hisF gene encoding imidazole glycerol phosphate synthase subunit HisF: MLKKRIIPCLDIKDGTTVKGINFEGLRNAGDPVELAVKYEQEGADELVFLDITATLEDRKTFADLVRKIARQLSIPFTVGGGISSVEDVRTLLEAGADKISINSSAVKNPQLVRELSNEFGSQCIVVAIDTRFTDGSDLVYVRGGKLATTLNTVEWAKEAVALGAGEILLTSMDGDGTKNGFDLRIIRLVSEAVSVPVIASGGAGSVNDFVQVFHETKATGALAASIFHFNEVPLQELKQQLKTQKIPIR; the protein is encoded by the coding sequence ATGCTTAAAAAAAGAATTATCCCATGTCTGGATATTAAAGACGGGACTACGGTAAAAGGAATCAACTTTGAAGGGCTCCGGAATGCAGGAGATCCGGTGGAGCTTGCCGTAAAGTATGAGCAGGAAGGCGCAGATGAACTGGTTTTTCTTGATATTACAGCAACTTTGGAAGACAGGAAGACCTTTGCAGATCTTGTCCGAAAAATTGCCCGGCAGCTGAGCATTCCTTTTACAGTAGGCGGCGGCATTTCATCCGTTGAAGATGTCAGGACACTGCTGGAAGCGGGGGCGGATAAGATAAGCATTAACTCTTCAGCGGTTAAAAATCCCCAACTGGTCAGGGAGCTTTCCAACGAATTTGGTAGCCAGTGTATTGTGGTGGCAATTGATACCCGTTTTACGGACGGATCAGACCTGGTGTATGTGAGAGGTGGAAAATTAGCAACCACCTTAAATACCGTCGAATGGGCTAAAGAAGCTGTTGCTTTGGGAGCAGGAGAAATCCTTCTGACCTCAATGGATGGAGACGGTACAAAAAACGGTTTTGACCTCCGCATTATCAGGTTGGTTTCAGAGGCGGTTTCCGTTCCGGTGATTGCGTCCGGAGGGGCGGGAAGTGTCAACGATTTTGTTCAGGTATTTCATGAAACAAAGGCAACCGGTGCGCTGGCTGCCAGTATTTTCCATTTCAACGAGGTTCCCCTGCAGGAATTAAAACAACAATTAAAAACTCAAAAAATACCGATACGATGA
- the hisIE gene encoding bifunctional phosphoribosyl-AMP cyclohydrolase/phosphoribosyl-ATP diphosphatase HisIE: MNIDFDKSNGLVPAIIQDSRTRQILMLGYMNKEAFEKTEKEGIVTFFSRSKNRLWTKGEESGNFLAVKNISIDCDEDTILIQAVPTDIVCHTGSFSCFGEKENKGFLYELEAKIAERIDRKTEDSYTYSLYQRGINKMAQKVGEEAVELVIEAKDSNDDLFKNEAADLLYHFLILLKAKGFSMEDIEGVLRSRDR, translated from the coding sequence ATGAATATAGATTTTGATAAAAGTAACGGGCTTGTTCCGGCGATCATACAGGATAGCAGGACCCGGCAGATTCTTATGCTGGGTTACATGAATAAAGAAGCGTTTGAAAAAACGGAAAAAGAAGGCATTGTCACATTTTTCAGCCGCTCCAAAAACAGACTCTGGACGAAAGGAGAGGAGTCCGGTAATTTTCTGGCGGTAAAAAATATAAGCATAGACTGTGACGAAGATACGATCCTGATACAAGCTGTTCCTACCGATATTGTTTGCCACACCGGAAGTTTCAGCTGTTTTGGTGAAAAGGAAAATAAAGGGTTTCTCTATGAACTGGAAGCCAAAATTGCTGAAAGGATTGACCGCAAAACAGAAGATTCTTACACTTACTCATTGTATCAGCGGGGAATCAATAAAATGGCACAGAAAGTAGGTGAGGAAGCTGTAGAACTGGTTATTGAGGCTAAAGACAGCAATGATGACCTTTTCAAAAATGAAGCCGCCGATCTGCTCTACCATTTCCTGATCCTGCTTAAAGCAAAAGGATTTTCCATGGAAGATATAGAAGGAGTTCTCAGAAGCAGGGATCGGTAA
- a CDS encoding M28 family peptidase: MKKLTTFLGIVSAVSSLSAQSFIQEYKNRADLVSQANITTNLQEFSNFGIKTTGSVNNTNTLNWLKNRYTAFGYSASQIVEDPFTFGNTSSKNLVITKIGTVYPNKYVIICGHYDTITGPGTNDNGSGTSVILEVARILKDVPTEYSIKFIHFSGEEQGLYGSSHYANNIAYQSGVKKLDIKVVFNLDQVGGKQGNTNTKIICERDTSGQSGNNAASNTITQQLATCTTLYSPLTTSISNAYSSDYMPFEKKGYTITGFYEYTRSYTEHTVNDTFANVDPVYVFKVGKAAVGAMQHFATASTTAKTVSAKENTLESVKIHPNPAKNVLNIELPDSSAEKFSVEITDVKGYSVLKTENQHQVDISRLNNGIYLCTVKTGDLSTTRKIIIEK; the protein is encoded by the coding sequence ATGAAAAAACTGACTACCTTTTTGGGCATTGTATCAGCTGTGAGCAGCCTCAGTGCCCAAAGCTTTATTCAGGAATACAAGAACAGGGCTGATCTTGTTTCCCAGGCCAATATTACCACGAATCTACAGGAGTTTTCCAATTTTGGAATTAAAACCACAGGATCTGTGAACAATACCAATACGCTCAACTGGCTTAAAAACAGATACACTGCTTTCGGGTATTCAGCAAGCCAGATCGTGGAAGATCCTTTCACTTTTGGAAATACAAGCTCAAAGAATCTGGTGATTACCAAAATCGGAACCGTTTATCCTAACAAGTATGTGATTATCTGCGGGCATTACGATACCATTACCGGTCCCGGAACCAATGATAACGGAAGCGGAACTTCTGTCATTCTGGAAGTCGCCAGGATTTTAAAAGATGTTCCTACAGAATATTCCATCAAGTTTATCCATTTCTCTGGAGAAGAGCAAGGCCTGTATGGAAGTTCCCACTATGCCAATAATATAGCTTATCAGAGCGGGGTCAAAAAACTGGATATCAAAGTGGTTTTCAATCTGGATCAGGTAGGCGGTAAACAGGGAAATACCAATACCAAAATTATCTGTGAAAGAGATACTTCCGGACAATCAGGGAATAATGCGGCTTCCAATACCATTACCCAGCAACTGGCAACCTGTACTACCCTGTACTCTCCTCTTACCACCAGTATTTCCAATGCCTACTCCTCCGATTATATGCCTTTCGAAAAAAAGGGATATACCATCACGGGGTTTTATGAATATACCAGAAGCTATACGGAACACACCGTGAATGATACATTTGCTAACGTAGACCCTGTATACGTATTTAAGGTAGGAAAAGCTGCCGTAGGCGCCATGCAGCATTTTGCAACGGCCTCTACAACGGCTAAAACTGTTTCAGCTAAAGAAAATACACTGGAATCTGTAAAAATTCACCCTAACCCGGCTAAAAATGTACTCAATATTGAGCTTCCGGATTCATCAGCAGAAAAATTCAGTGTTGAAATAACCGATGTGAAGGGATATTCGGTACTGAAAACAGAAAATCAGCATCAGGTTGATATTTCACGCCTGAACAACGGAATTTATTTATGTACCGTAAAAACAGGAGATCTGAGTACTACACGGAAAATTATCATTGAAAAGTAA
- the hisA gene encoding 1-(5-phosphoribosyl)-5-[(5-phosphoribosylamino)methylideneamino]imidazole-4-carboxamide isomerase — protein sequence MKIIPAIDIIDGKCVRLSKGDYSTQKVYSEDPIEMAKEFESFGIRFLHLVDLDGAKSRHIVNQKVLENIARETSLHIDFGGGLKTTKDIETAFNSGAKQITLGSIAVQNPEFCYEMIKKYGSDTIILGADCENRKIKTSGWLEESNLDIIDFLLEYQEKGITQTICTDISKDGMLEGPSTDLYREILDKTSVKLTASGGISCIEDVYRMKEIGCSATIIGKAIYEGRIRLQQLQEFIEHA from the coding sequence ATGAAAATTATTCCAGCAATTGATATTATTGACGGAAAATGCGTCCGTCTTTCCAAAGGAGATTATTCCACCCAAAAAGTATACAGTGAAGATCCTATAGAAATGGCTAAAGAATTTGAAAGCTTCGGAATCCGTTTTCTCCATCTTGTAGATCTGGATGGTGCAAAATCCAGGCATATCGTCAATCAGAAAGTCCTTGAAAATATAGCCAGGGAAACCTCGCTTCATATTGATTTCGGAGGTGGGCTGAAGACCACAAAAGATATTGAAACAGCTTTTAATTCAGGAGCAAAACAGATCACTCTGGGAAGTATTGCCGTACAGAATCCGGAATTTTGCTATGAAATGATCAAAAAATACGGCAGTGATACGATTATTCTCGGGGCCGACTGTGAAAACAGAAAAATAAAAACATCCGGCTGGCTGGAAGAAAGCAATCTGGATATTATTGATTTTCTTCTTGAATATCAGGAAAAGGGGATCACTCAGACAATCTGCACCGATATTTCAAAGGACGGAATGCTGGAAGGACCTTCCACGGATCTGTACCGGGAAATTTTGGATAAAACTTCAGTAAAGCTTACGGCCAGTGGCGGTATCTCATGCATAGAAGACGTCTACAGAATGAAGGAAATAGGATGCTCGGCAACCATTATCGGGAAAGCGATCTACGAAGGAAGAATAAGATTACAACAACTTCAGGAATTTATTGAACATGCTTAA
- a CDS encoding M28 family peptidase, with amino-acid sequence MKKLVIFLYSAAAIGSMNAQTLIQAYKNRADMVSQTNITTNLQDFSNLGIKTTGSVNNANALTWIKNKYISYGYSASQIVEDPFTFGSTSSKNLVITKTGTVYPNKYVIICGHFDSINGPGVNDNGSGTSIILEAARILRNVPTEYSIKFIHFSGEEQGLRGSSHYVNNVAYQNGTRVLDIKLVFNLDQVGGVMGNNNNTVYCDQDMAGPTSNNAASATVTQELRNCTALYSPLQTAVDPAENTDYIPFERKGEVITGFFERIRSSSPHTPNDTFANTDPVYIYKIGKATVGALQHFAVATSTSSIILDTKETASNHSIESVSIFPNPSKDIVNIEFPDKNIKDFTVEITDISGKLLMKKNNEMAVNVSGLAEGAYIGIITSDGQKAVRKILIER; translated from the coding sequence ATGAAAAAACTAGTTATATTTTTATACTCTGCGGCAGCTATAGGAAGTATGAATGCACAGACACTCATTCAGGCCTATAAGAACCGGGCTGATATGGTATCCCAAACCAATATTACCACTAATCTTCAGGACTTTTCCAATCTTGGAATAAAAACCACCGGATCAGTGAATAATGCCAATGCCCTGACCTGGATTAAAAACAAGTATATTTCCTACGGGTATTCTGCCAGCCAGATTGTGGAAGATCCTTTTACATTTGGAAGTACAAGTTCAAAAAACCTGGTCATCACGAAAACCGGAACTGTTTATCCTAACAAATATGTGATTATCTGCGGGCATTTCGACAGTATCAACGGTCCCGGCGTTAATGATAACGGAAGCGGGACTTCTATTATCCTGGAGGCCGCAAGAATCTTGAGGAATGTTCCTACGGAATATTCTATCAAGTTCATCCATTTTTCCGGCGAAGAACAGGGATTAAGAGGAAGCAGCCATTACGTTAACAATGTAGCTTATCAGAATGGCACACGTGTACTTGATATCAAATTAGTCTTTAATCTTGACCAGGTAGGCGGCGTTATGGGTAATAATAACAATACGGTATATTGCGACCAGGATATGGCCGGCCCTACCAGTAATAATGCGGCATCTGCAACAGTAACCCAGGAGCTTAGGAACTGTACCGCCCTTTACTCACCGCTTCAGACAGCCGTAGATCCTGCGGAAAATACAGATTATATTCCATTTGAAAGAAAAGGTGAAGTGATTACCGGTTTTTTTGAAAGAATAAGAAGCTCCTCTCCGCATACGCCAAATGATACTTTTGCCAATACAGACCCGGTTTATATTTACAAAATCGGAAAAGCAACGGTAGGAGCACTTCAGCATTTTGCTGTAGCCACTTCTACAAGTTCAATTATACTGGACACGAAGGAGACCGCTTCCAACCATTCTATTGAATCTGTATCTATTTTCCCTAATCCATCCAAAGATATCGTCAATATCGAATTCCCTGATAAAAATATAAAAGATTTCACGGTTGAAATTACCGATATTTCAGGAAAGCTTCTGATGAAAAAAAATAATGAAATGGCAGTCAATGTTTCCGGGCTGGCCGAGGGAGCATACATCGGCATCATAACATCTGATGGCCAGAAAGCGGTCAGAAAGATACTGATCGAAAGATAG